The window gatttttggcctcccattgGCCCTTTGCCAAATTGCGCCATGAGCGCTCAGCATATGAAGAGGTCGAGGCTAGTTTCTGAACCCAGTACTCAAGGTTCGGGATTGCACCAGGCACCCAAGAAACTGTTGCATCTTAGGAAAGGATGTCAATAAGAAAAGGCAAGAGAATCAAAACAAAAAACAGAAGCTATGGGTGGATTTGTACTCACacttcatgttccattcttcggggaatgtcatcttctcggccgggattatgtcggaagtcctcactcggacaaactGGCCCATCCATCCTCGATCTTTGTCcttgtctatgctcgagaacagcaccttggtagcccgacgctgaagCCTTATTAGTCCGCCTCGATAGAGACGGGGTTTGTACAGTCtaatgagatggtcgagggtaaaaggcatcccttcgactttgctcacgaagaatcgaAGCAAAATGACAATGCTCCAgaaagaaggatggatctggcctaAGATTATTTGGTATTGGCAGCAGAAGTCGAGGATAACAAGATCGACGGGACCCAAcgtaaaagggtaagtgtaaacacttaagaaccctttcacGTAAGTAGTGATATTCTCTTCGGGGGTCGGAAATCACCACCTCTTTGCCTTCCCAATGGCAATCATTCTTTACCTGCTTAATATTGCCCTTAGTTATCGAGCATTTATATCTCGACATTGGCTCACATCAACCAGGGACTGACAAGGGTTTCTCAACTTTGAAATCGGAAGTAAGATCGCGCACCCCCGGAATACACTCCTCGAtgcgtggctccaccggtgttttatcACCGGCCGGCAGCGatgaagaagctttctccttttgaggaacgatttttgatgtttttgccgTTTTTATGTGTAttcagagaaagaagaagatgaggttGTTGTTATGAGAAAAGGTTGACAACGAGATTCGAAGAACTTGAAGAATTGAAAAACTTGAAGGAAGTAGAGTGTTTTGAAGATTAAGAGAagttttgaaagtaaagtttgagaaAATTATGAAGAAGATCTATTTATAATGTTTGCTATGACGGTTTGAAGACACTAGTGGTCGACTATCAACTGACGCTTATTAATGATTTTGGTAATTGTACGGACGCGATGCTTCCGTGGCTTACGTCACGAGGGTGACGTCATAATTGGTCGAGGTATAAAATCGAAGGCTCAGTTTGTTTCTTCTCATTACACTCCAAGAAACGAGACGACTATCTATGTACGGTTAAAATAGGGCTTGTCCAATTTTTTCAATTAATCGAGACCAGGGAATCACGTCAAGGGTTCGCCTCATAATGGATCAGGCCAGGGCACGAAGATAAGGTATCAGGCTTGAGAATCGAGGTGCTTGCCGAGGTCGAGGCCAACATCGATCTAGACCAAATATGACTTCGGACAAAGCACAATAACGGAAAGGCGAGGTATTTGTAACCTGTCAAAGATCACGGCGAAAATTCCGGAATAAATCAAATCAAGGACGGTTATTTAcgccaatcatgggatttacttccgtaattagaattgtaccatagatatgattcttctactatataaagaggattCCGATCACTTTGTAATCACCTTACATGGACACAGATAAAAGCAATACAACATTCTCTCTTTAATTTACATTCTCTTGTTTATCAGCTTGTTGAATTTTAATCGTTCTTGCATAACTAACTCGAGGGTATTCAAGCTCGAGGGCTCTGTCCAAACGATAGTTAGCTTAATATTGTTATCAATTTCCATCACTTATCTttacatttatcaattggtattaggtgagaTCAcctatctttaaaaccacattataagtttaattgttatccaatttgtAGGGTAAACACATATACTTGGTCCTAGCCAAAGATAATGAGTCGGACGTATGTTCCAAGATGTTTTAGATAGTTAAAGTGTGCAATTCTTTACCTTGGCACTTTAAGCACCGACTTGAATTGAGTTTCATCTCCTCTTTAGCTTCTAAAAACTGTGGAAAATCTTCTCTAGACAGACTATGCTTGCTTCTTTCCGCCATTTAACTTAAGTTTTATCCGTTAATTATCACAAACTAAGTATACTCCTTCCTGTGTAAATTAAGCTTGTCACTGTCCATTTTCCAGGTTATCGATCCGTGCTAATACCGACTGCCAAAATCTCTGCAAATCTTTAATCAGTCAGTCTATGGTTGCCACTTGCCACACTGTGAATTCAGCCCTTCAGGTAAATACAGTTTTATGCAAACAGTTACAATGAAGAAATCTCGTAAAGACTTTTGAAATCAGTTACAAAAATGGATTgtgttatttcatttatgacatgatagaggaaaaaagaaaacaCTTATGTGGAACTAAGAATTGATCACGAATGATAACTGAGAGTTGTCTTTTGGCATCTCCCTAAGAACTTAAAAAATGAAATGCTCACCAGAGCTCTTAGGAGTACTAGTTGAATCACTCACACAACAAATGGCTAACCAAATAGTTTGAATGAAAAATATAGATAGGGCGCAGGCAACTTTCTGTCTGTTGTTATCGAGAGACTCTTCACTTGGTGTAGAGGACATCTTCCCATGGGTGACGGTACAGAGGCTGCTTCAATCTCTTCTGGTCAAATGTGTGCCTGAGATTTGAAAAGGTACATAATCAATCATTTAGGAATTAGAATTGAGCTATCATAAAAAAGAATTACTGACAGTGAATTTAAAATGGTGTTTAAGCATCATGCAACTCACCCTATAAGCCCAATTGAACGAGCCAGCACGAAAAGTCCATTGAGGTAACCAATCTCCACAATTTCATCAATTTCTGGCTTGGTGAACATTCCACTGCCGGCAAGGAGATCCAAAAAGAGGGATCCAATGGCACCATCGACATTGAGGACTAGGTTGTTTGCCTTTGAGAGTGTGTAAGTTTCAACCTGAACAGCATATTCCATGTACTTAACAGAAGGGAAATTTTCCCTAGCATAAAGCTGCAGTAGTTCCACTCTCTTATCTCTGTTGTCACCTCTCTTAATCCTATCACAAAGAAGAAAGATGTGGTGCGTCAAATAGATTTAGAGTCACAAGAGCCTAGAAGCATGATAACCCTAGTTCAAAAGATTTTCAGTGCATCGTTTGCTTCTACAACTCGAGGAACAATTCTTTGATGATTCATGAAGCTACAGGATATGCTACCTGTGGCCAATTCCTGGCACACGAATGCCCTTCTTCTTCATACTTTCCACGAACTCATATGGTGTAAGACCCTGAAAATATAATGCTAGTATTACTCTTCTGGACACAAAAGAGACCAGCAGGACTTCTAGCCTGATGAGTGGCTCATTTAATGCTCATAAATTATAAGGCTCACCTTGTCATAAGCATCCTTGAAGTACCGAGCAGCATCATCAATAGCACCACCAAATCGCGGACCAATAGTCAGCAATCCTGTTAAAAGCCACATGATTCCAGTTTTGATTTGAAAAACAGAAAAGAGCCAAATCTGTCCCTGAAGTATCAGAATTGGTACGAAAATGCCCTCCGTCCGCCTATTTGAATAAAAATGCCCCTACCGTTATTTTTTTGGCTCAACATTACCCTTATTACTAACagaaaattctggaaaaaaagaaaattatttaatatcCACGTGTCACCGTCCCATTGCCTCAATTAAACCCACCCGTAACCCGTGCGAATATTGCCCCCCTCCGATTTTAAAacacaactctctctctctctctctcgccctctatctctcttcttcttcttctcctcataGTTGCTCGGGCGGAATCCGCCAAAAATAGCAACTAAAACAACAGTCTCATCTCACTTGCAAATTATGAATAGAAAATCCTTTTTTTTACTAGACTTAGCATAGTAATCTAATCCAAAAAATAGAATCCATGATAACAAAAAAGtattcaaaagaagaaaacaaatactAGTAAAGAAATTATCTAAAAAATTGTCAACTATTATTAGTACATCATATGAACCCAGTATATTTGAAATGTGACAAATTGCACAATACCCGTTACGCACAGGAGAAATGCTTACATATCAATAGAACAAAgaataaatttaaaatagaaatgcACATTACATATATAGTAAAAGATTGGAAATAATCCTGAGGTTTTCATAGAGGAATGACAAAAAATAATGAAGAAAAACCCCAGAAATTTCGAATAAAAAATCTTACACGATAAAGGATACCCATTACACAAACAAAAAAGAATCTAAACTTTTTGGCATAAAGAAGAATATGACACTTCCGTCCATCTTCCATAAAAATAATTCTAATAAAGAACTCAATTTTGGGTTTGCCTCATGAACAATCATAGACATACAATTCGTACAAAAACGCTCATTAAAACGAAAATGACGAAGAGGCAGAGGAGTGTGTAtatgagtgtgagagagagagagttatgtTTTATAATTGGTGCCGGTCAATATCCGAGCGGGTTATGGGTGAATTTAATTATAATTTGGCTTAGGGTTTACATTAGGCCAATGGGACGGTGACATGtggatattaattaaattttcttttatcttcgaaattttttgtTAGTAACAAGGGTAATGGTGAGCCCAAAAGATAACGGTAGGGGCATTTTTATTCAAATAGGTGGATGGAGGATATTTTTGTACCAATATCAATACTTCaggggggggggggtagttttgacccttttccattggaaaaataaacttttttttagaaaaataaactCATAACTAGAAATGAGCAACCTTAAAATGTAACATACCGGAAACAAGGCATGAAACCAGATCTTTCCCAGCCCTGGCAGTTACTATGGAGTTGTGGGCACCAGAGACACAGGGACCATGGTCAGCACACAACATCACGCAAATCTGCCAAGAAATCAACCACGACAAAGCATGTTAAGGTTTAGAAACAGAACGACATCTGTTGGCAGAAACTGATGGTCAATACATAAGAGTTTTATAACCTATTGAAAGAGTATAGAGTTGCAAGCATAAGAAACTTGCCTCAATAAAACGTGTACAATAACGTGGTAGGCTACGTTTGAACCACAAGAGGGAAATCACATCACCAACACCAAGTCCCTGCTCCACAATGGATGACATGGGCACACCAGCATAGCATGGCTCTTCACCTGTGAATAGAAGTTGTAGACAGAATTAGCACCATTTCCTTCTCACATTTATCCACcagaaaaacaaattaattatttgaGAGAAAACAGTTGAATCCAACCGTACCTCTATCGTCAGATATTGTGGAAATAATATGAGTTGGGGCCCGAACTTTCCCACTCTTAATTGCCGTGCTAAGATCTTCAGGTATTTGAGGAGGAGAAACTTCCTTTACAGGAGTTGTTTTTCCTGTTTCAACCTACCAAAACAAATACGCGGTGCTATTAGAACTAACAACAGAGTAGAAGACAAATACAAGTGATCTCTGCTGAACGTCAATTAACTCACTAGCTTTTCAAATGTATCTTTGATTGCTCCTTCAAAAGCTTCATATGAGGTTGGAACCACAGCTCCGGCATCTCTGAGTGCTTGATTCTTTGCTTGTGCGGACTCCATTTCACCACCACTCTTTGCTCCCTATTTGAAAAAAGATCCATGCAAAATTAGACTTCATGTGTAAAACTATCCTGTCCAGCCTTTTCTGTATAAAATCTTTATTATTAAAATATCTCTCGATCTTCGCGAGAAACAACTAGGAACCTATTTTTAGGAAATGTGGCAATCATAGGAAATAGAGCTCACCGCATGACCAAATTGTACTTCTGACTTGAAGAGTGTAGCACAAGTTCCACTGACCCATGCAACAACAGGCTTGTTAATTTTTCCCTGCTTCAAGGCTTCAACTAAGGAATACTCATCTTGTCCACCAAGTTCCCCGAGAACAACCACCATTTTAACCTAAGTATAGCAAAAACACCATTAAGAAAGTGAACAACCAATAAATGGCAAAGTGGTTTGTATGGAATCAGGAAATACAACAAGGCATCAATGCTGTAGTTGTTTATGCATCATTGAGCTTCTAGTTGTATCAATATTAGCAGAAAAAAATCAACCTTAAATCATAGATACTAATGGTTAAAATAGGAAGAAAGGCAACAAAGtcgctgtgtgtgtgtgtgtggaaaCAGATATACTTTTGCTACTTAGTTGGAATGTTAGCTTATGAAAAGTAGCTTCTTTATTGGCACATATAATGAGAATTTAGACAACTACAGACAATCAGGTTATCTTAAAGTTAAAGCAACGTCACTGAAGGCCTGAGGGTGAACCTGGTGATATTACAAGGAGAATATAGCCTGTACAAATCAATTACCTGTGGAATATTGTTGAAGCGCAAAACATGATCAGAAAGGGTAGAGCCAGGGAAAACATCTCCCCCAATTGCAATTCCTGCATAGACCAAAATTCACTCATTATTCTACTTCTcggtaaaaacaaaaaaaacatgctCCAAATGATGGATTCAGAATTCAGAATGCCCAACCTTCATAAATTCCATCAGTCACACGAGCAATTGTATTGTATAATTCATTAGACATACCACCCTGTACATCAAGAGAAAAGTTATTATTCTTGAAAGTGGAAATGCTACTCCAAACTATTCTGCTTCGTATATTAGAGTGAGGTTATGGCTTCAAACAAGAAAGTTGGGTTAAAGTAATGCTTGAACAGTTTCCAACATTAAAATTAAGTAAAGATATGTTAAAGTAGTTGAGAATAGACGGAAGTATCTCACAAATATTATTTTATCTTAATCGCACTCTAGGAGATAGCAAATTAGAAAGTGGGGACAAAATGCTGCAGGTGTAACCAACTAGAAATTTCTGATATGATATTAAAGAGGCTGACAAGATGGGTTGCTCtaatggtaagcaccctccacttccaaccaagaggttgtgagttcgagtcaccccaagagcaaggtggggagttcttggaggaaaggatgccgagggtctactggaaacagcatctctaccccagggtaggggtaaggtctgcgtacacactaccctccccagaccccactagtgggattatactagaAATTTCTGATATGTATATTAAAGAGGCTCTAAAAATCACTCACAGATTTTGAGACAAAGCCTACAGATCCAGGTCTGTAAAGTTTGCACTGAATAATGTTATCAATTGTTCCAGCAGTATCACCAATCTTGAAAGCACCAGCTTGGATCCCTCCAACAGTAGCTGGACCAATAACCACCTGAGAAAGGTAACTTACACGCCATATAATTTTAAAACCAATGAAAGAGGGAAAATTAGAGTGAGAGTAGTTATTGACCCCCCGAAGAAACAATGTTGAAAAGTGAGATAGGTAATGTCTAAATGCTCCAAGTGATGATCCGTTGAAGCTCATTCTACCTTTTTAGACAAAAAAGTTCTTCAGAAATGATGAAAATTGCTGACAGGGGGAGTTCATTGACTCCAGGACATGCAACAATGGAATGTGAAACAAGTAATGGATAAATACTCAACTTTATTATCCTATACTTCATTATACATCATCACTCAAAATATAACTCCCACCACTGACAAAATAATAATGTACCCAAATGCAGTAAACTGATTGATATGACATAGTATTACCTTATTGTTTGCCTTTGCATAAGCAATCAGCTGCTTAGCGTCTGACTCAGGAACACCTTCAGCTATAATAGCCGCAACTTTGATGGTCGGCTGTTTAAGAGCAGACATGGAGGAAGCAGCAGCACTGCAAATCAATTCGGACAGTAAAGATCAGAGAAACAAGAGCACATCTTTTGCAGCATCAGTCTTTTCTTCGAGAAAAACACAATTTAATACAGACAACAAAACAAGAACATTGGTTAGTACCAACCTTCTGAAAGACGCAAAGTTTATGAAAACATCAGCCGTGGGATGTGCAGCACAGGCAGCTTCAATGCTGAAGAATGAGTAAAATTTTAGAATACAAATGAATGAATGCGATAAGACACCACACTCACCAAATAGAAACCAGTAGTACAAAGGTATGTAAAGACAACATAGTTCAAAAGTATATCTGCCAGAAATATGATATAGTTGGTGTCTTTTGCGCATCATTTTAAGTGACTCAATTATGAACTGAAAAGTTAAATAGTTAGCCCATGATATCATCAGATATCAGGGAAAATCAGTTACTAAAATTGGAAGCAGCGAGCTAAATGTATTTAAGCCACACCAAAGCTAAATAGCATACTGGAAGAGAGAAACAAGAACATAGACCACATTGTGACAGACTGCCAAAGGAGAACTTTTAGAGATCCaaatgaaaaagtgcaaaatagaATGGGAATATAACCAATGACTGAGAAAACCAAGAGAAGGACGCACGTTGAATGTACTGGGATTGCAATTTCCTCCTGACCAAAGAAGAGTTTCTGGAATCCCTCAGAACCAGGATTAATAATTCCAGCAACAGATGGTGTTTCCCTCcctgaaaatttaaaagtaaGAATTTAACATTAATCAACACgttgaaaaatcacaacaatattGGGTGCACATTTTCCGGCAAATCAATTGAGAAATAGATAGTACGAACCACAAAGGAAATCAAAGTCAAGCATTCGCTGGATAGGAAGCTGCTTGTAGTTGTAGAACAAAGCTTGTGTAGTCTTGGAGAAAAGTTGTCCAGTAGCCATTTTGCCGAGTCAATTGAGATCTCTGCTAAGTTACAACATCAGCAAAAACATCAACCATCCATGAACAGATAATTTCTTGCATATGACACACAACCCTTTAATTTTGAGACAGAAAGCCAAAACAATACATTAATAGATAACTATTGAGCTGACAGTGAAGTATTTCATCATACAGTCATTCGAGTGACAGTGTATCCAAGTAGTGACAGGTAAAATGGTATATGAAATATATTACTCAAACAGCCCCCATCCCTTATCCACCCGAAATCAACATTCCTAAACAGAAAAAGATCACAAggagcaaaaatacaaataacGAAGCTGACTCTTTAGTCTGAACAAGTTTCTGTAAATCTTGCCTTCCAAAAGAGAACAAATCAACATGAAGCTAAATCTTCCGGAATTCAATCAAACAGAGAACTACACCAATAggtgcagaatttcagaaaatgAAACTGGTTCAATAAAGAATACTGAATCAACTATACCTCCAAAATAAGTTGTGGGAGGATATATGAATCCAAATCACAATCCCAGTATAAAGAGGTCAGATCTTTAAAACATAAACGAAATCAAAATAGTACACCTGTCCTCCTCTCAAGAAAAGAGTGATAACAAATGGCCGTTAAAAGCAGATCCAATTATTTAAAAGCGTCAGTACacaacaaattatatatatacacagaCAACCTCGGGAACATCGAAAAAGAAGCGAAAAGAAACAGCAAGATTCAACAATTGAAGCGTGTTTCACActaaaaacaaaacacatatatatgACACAAACCCGAATCAAAAACTTAACAGTAGCAATTAGCAAAACACACAGATCCGAAACACCAAAAATTaaatataaggaaagaaaaacaaagcaTCATTGGATCAAAATGCACCTAGTATTTGTTGTGTATATAAATCAAGAAAAGGGAAGTCCCCTCGTAAACTCAGACAAGAGGTGAATGAATTATGGTAGCTGGTGGGAGAATGTTGGGGGGAGAGAGTTAGATGAAtcttaactatatatatatagtacgtGTATTTAAGGCATAAGGAGGGAATTGGGGGGCTGCAACATAGACATTGTAATACTACTAGCTAATAACCAAGAAAGACAGCGAAAGAGGAGAAATTATCACGTGGCATCAGGTAGTTAGTTCACGAATGAttcaattttctttatttttgaagaaaaaaaacacTCTAGGTGCCGTTGTTGAAAGTTTACCTAAGTCCTCCAGTGTAAAGAAAATGTGTTAGGAGTACCTAATTTTTTATCGGATGCCTCCCAAGGGACAAGAAAATGTATTATGAACTTAGCTTCAATGGTGTTGATTGTCCAAAATTCAAGATATATAAGGTACTTGACTAAATTATTCTTTATCTCTTCTTAAAATATATAATAAGTGCTgatagattttttagaaaattgTATAGACATTGAATCATGGGATATGCGGGTTCGACTACTGCAACAACTCCTTTGGAGAGGGAACTAATGGCTTTACTACATGATTTGCAAATGTTGTTGGGTTTTAAGCTTGTTAGAAAATATAGTGAATAGGAAATTGagggaaaaataatatttttaatttttttcttttgacaaagggacattgttccatattggaggaggaaaagacttttgagatatatatatacaattcactcttctagctcttaaagagttgagaagaaggcaagccacTCGTCGTCGTTGTCATCGCTCGGCTTTGATcaaatgatttgtttgattaattttttggaccagaTTTAATTGCTTATATTAATACAATATTGTTTAATCCAAATTAGACCGATTCTGTAAcgataatttatttttttctccGTTTTAGTTTTCCGTGATAATTTGAATTTGGCGGTTTGCGTAAATGATCGTTTTATAAAACATTCATTTTGAGTTGCAGCCTTGCACGAAGAGTTGCAACTCTTCGGTATTACCTAAcgttttggctataaatacatgaCCTCTCCCTCAGATTTTCCTTACAATGATTCATATTTCTCCTTCTTCCTTCTGCATTGTGCTTCGAGAGGTTATAATCACCAGATTTGAATTACAGTATCTGATTATATAGCGCCTATAAAATATTGTACATCTATATTTACTCGACTTATATATAATCTAacaaatttaaaagaattatattaaaTTCAAACTTATTGAACACTGGAAAGTAGTGGATTCAATACTATTATATCTACTGCCTTAAATTTTGAAATTCGTCCCCTTTACTAGGTTTCTTTATACTTCATAAATAAAGTTaagactttcttcttcttcttctctcttttttttttgagagAGAAAAAAGGAGCGGCTATATACTACTATTGAGGCATGAAATatgctatttatgtttttcctctctcttagacaactggacatacctatttttaaggtgattgttgttactgtattcatgaatacatggcgtgaatacatgtgaatacatgcgcgtatagctggactgccctgattttaggcgttttttactattgtattcatgaatccggcaacgcgaatacatgtgaatacatacgCGTACAACTGGACTACCCTAATTTTAGGCGctttgctgttgtattcatgaatacatggtgcGAATATATGTGAATACATGCTCGTATAGCTGGACTACCCTGATTTTTAGGCactttttgctgctgtattcatgaatacagcagcgcgaatacagcgaatacactaccgtaacaactgaataatagctataaaaagtaattaTACATATGATAGCTATAGAAAGTTAATGGTcactaaacaatagtgatttTTGAAAATTCCTCGTATATCTAGTGCCTTAAATTTTGAAATTCGTCTCCTTTTCTAAGTTTCTTTATACTTCATAAATAAAGTTaagactttcttcttcttcttcttcttctttttcttttagagaGAAAATGGAACGGCTAAACTAAGGAAGGGGGTGCTAGAGTTGTGAGGGGGTGGCTGCCGGGGATTAGGTAGATTGGAAGGTTGGCTTGACTGATCTTGACAAAAATAACGGGccaccttttttttattttttattttttctttctttgagtGTTCTTTTTTGACCACTAAATTTT is drawn from Nicotiana tabacum cultivar K326 chromosome 22, ASM71507v2, whole genome shotgun sequence and contains these coding sequences:
- the LOC107778993 gene encoding ATP-citrate synthase beta chain protein 1 isoform X2, with the translated sequence MQRQTISYLSQVVIGPATVGGIQAGAFKIGDTAGTIDNIIQCKLYRPGSVGFVSKSGGMSNELYNTIARVTDGIYEGIAIGGDVFPGSTLSDHVLRFNNIPQVKMVVVLGELGGQDEYSLVEALKQGKINKPVVAWVSGTCATLFKSEVQFGHAGAKSGGEMESAQAKNQALRDAGAVVPTSYEAFEGAIKDTFEKLVETGKTTPVKEVSPPQIPEDLSTAIKSGKVRAPTHIISTISDDRGEEPCYAGVPMSSIVEQGLGVGDVISLLWFKRSLPRYCTRFIEICVMLCADHGPCVSGAHNSIVTARAGKDLVSCLVSGLLTIGPRFGGAIDDAARYFKDAYDKGLTPYEFVESMKKKGIRVPGIGHRIKRGDNRDKRVELLQLYARENFPSVKYMEYAVQVETYTLSKANNLVLNVDGAIGSLFLDLLAGSGMFTKPEIDEIVEIGYLNGLFVLARSIGLIGHTFDQKRLKQPLYRHPWEDVLYTK
- the LOC107778993 gene encoding ATP-citrate synthase beta chain protein 2 isoform X1 is translated as MATGQLFSKTTQALFYNYKQLPIQRMLDFDFLCGRETPSVAGIINPGSEGFQKLFFGQEEIAIPVHSTIEAACAAHPTADVFINFASFRSAAASSMSALKQPTIKVAAIIAEGVPESDAKQLIAYAKANNKVVIGPATVGGIQAGAFKIGDTAGTIDNIIQCKLYRPGSVGFVSKSGGMSNELYNTIARVTDGIYEGIAIGGDVFPGSTLSDHVLRFNNIPQVKMVVVLGELGGQDEYSLVEALKQGKINKPVVAWVSGTCATLFKSEVQFGHAGAKSGGEMESAQAKNQALRDAGAVVPTSYEAFEGAIKDTFEKLVETGKTTPVKEVSPPQIPEDLSTAIKSGKVRAPTHIISTISDDRGEEPCYAGVPMSSIVEQGLGVGDVISLLWFKRSLPRYCTRFIEICVMLCADHGPCVSGAHNSIVTARAGKDLVSCLVSGLLTIGPRFGGAIDDAARYFKDAYDKGLTPYEFVESMKKKGIRVPGIGHRIKRGDNRDKRVELLQLYARENFPSVKYMEYAVQVETYTLSKANNLVLNVDGAIGSLFLDLLAGSGMFTKPEIDEIVEIGYLNGLFVLARSIGLIGHTFDQKRLKQPLYRHPWEDVLYTK